One Defluviitoga tunisiensis genomic window carries:
- a CDS encoding aldose epimerase family protein gives MNSWTLGFIEKSSWGCTKEGIPIDLFTLLNENGLMMKITNYGATIVSLYVPDKFGSLSDIVLGFDSLSDYEKYSPHNPYFGATIGRYANRIALGQFSLNNKIYSLAQNDGLNHLHGGIKGFNKQVFTAIPMKTSEGPAVRLKRLSHDGEEGYPGNLQVSVTYTLTNNNEVKIDYCCTTDKPTIVNLTNHSYFNLLGEGKENILDHEITILANRYTPVGKDLIPTGEIIDVRGTPFDLTQPVTLRTQLEKFSNISFKGYDHNFVLNNDQDGKLILAARIKEPTSGRIMEVYTTEVGIQLYTANSVNTFGKEGKHYGQYSGMAIETQHYPNSPNNPNFPSVVLNPGDTYSSTTVYKFLKEH, from the coding sequence TTGAACAGTTGGACTTTGGGATTTATTGAAAAATCATCTTGGGGATGTACTAAAGAAGGAATACCTATAGACTTGTTTACTCTTTTAAATGAAAATGGACTTATGATGAAAATTACAAACTATGGAGCAACGATAGTGAGTTTATATGTTCCAGATAAATTTGGATCTTTATCAGATATTGTACTAGGCTTTGACTCTCTTTCTGACTATGAAAAATATTCTCCTCATAACCCCTATTTTGGAGCAACAATAGGTCGTTATGCAAATAGGATAGCTTTAGGACAATTTTCTTTAAATAATAAAATTTATTCTTTAGCTCAAAATGACGGATTAAACCATCTTCATGGAGGAATAAAGGGATTTAACAAACAAGTTTTTACCGCTATTCCAATGAAAACCTCAGAAGGGCCTGCAGTACGCTTAAAACGATTAAGTCACGATGGAGAAGAAGGATATCCGGGTAATTTACAAGTCAGTGTAACTTATACTCTGACTAATAATAATGAAGTCAAAATAGATTATTGCTGTACTACAGATAAGCCTACAATAGTTAATTTAACTAATCATAGTTATTTTAATTTATTGGGAGAAGGAAAAGAAAACATTTTGGATCATGAAATAACTATTTTAGCTAACAGATATACTCCTGTTGGTAAAGATCTAATCCCTACAGGAGAAATCATTGATGTTCGTGGAACCCCTTTTGATCTAACACAACCAGTTACTCTAAGAACTCAGCTTGAAAAGTTTTCTAATATTTCTTTTAAAGGTTATGACCATAATTTTGTTCTAAATAATGACCAAGATGGCAAGTTAATACTTGCAGCAAGAATAAAGGAACCTACCAGTGGAAGAATTATGGAAGTGTATACTACTGAAGTTGGAATTCAACTTTATACAGCTAATTCTGTCAATACTTTCGGAAAGGAAGGAAAACACTACGGCCAATATTCTGGAATGGCTATAGAAACACAGCATTATCCAAATTCTCCTAACAATCCCAATTTCCCTTCTGTTGTTTTAAATCCAGGTGATACTTATTCGTCTACAACTGTCTACAAATTTTTAAAAGAACATTAA